The Gossypium raimondii isolate GPD5lz chromosome 2, ASM2569854v1, whole genome shotgun sequence genome segment AACTCATTTGTTTTGCAACGTTGGCCAATGACGCGAGAAGCAAGAAGTGGTGAGGAAATACCGGAGTGAGCAGTTCAACTCCAATGCTAAAAGTGAACAGCATCGAGGTTGTAAACCTAACTCTCTTCAAACGAGATAAGACAACAAATAGTAAGATAACTGGTAACTGCAAAACTGTGATTAAGAAGAATCATAATAACATGAGCACGAGCCAAAGAAGATGAAAAAGTAACACAAAACTTACCTTCAAATTGGTATCGAAAGCAGATGCCAAACTAGCCGTATAAATACACCTGCTTAATCGTCCAAGTCCATCCTTCAATACCCAGTTAAGTGCAGCAGCTGAAGTAAGTGAACGAGAATACCCGATTCCTATAGCCCGAAACATTGCCTGTTTTCACCACATTCtgtcaaaaataagttaaatacaGTTTTGTGAAAATTACAATCAATGTCTAACAACGAGAAGAtagaaatgtataattttttttcccttaaactgTCAAAATCCAATGCATAATATAACCATACAGTATAAAATTAAcatcaaaattccaaaaaatagaagaaaaattccacttaaaattttgcattaaaaaataaaataaatattccatTTACCTGAGTAGCAAGAACTTGAAGGGTAGAGCTAAAAACCCTGTGCAAAAACTTCCACTTCACATAGCCTATATAATTTTCACTGACTTGCTTAGGAATAAAAAAGTTCCTAATAGCCAAGCTTGAAGCTTCAACCACCTTATCCAAATCGAAACAAAACGGCACCCCAGAGCCTCCGCCGTCAACGCCGTCGCCATCAACACGAAGCAACCTAACACGACTCCCATCCCAAAAGTACCTCGAAACTTTTCCGTGCCTCTGTATCACTACCGGGAGCTTGACCGGGTTAGATGGCTGAAAGCCATCGTTGGCACCCCCTTCAAGCTCGAACGTGATTTGGGGTCTTAGCGAATTGGTCAAAGTTAGAGTTTTTGAGGACAATCTGAAGGTTTTGAACGCAGGGTTTTTTGTGGATTTCCATGGGAGTTGGAAATTATGAGAAGTTGAAGGTTTGTAATAAATAGTGGATTGCATGAGAAATCGGGGACAATGAAATTTAGGGCTTTCTAACGATTTTCCCACCAATTCTTAGTGTATTTTAAGGGGTGGGGATTGGCTGGGAATAGGggagggtttagggtttaagaaaGAAACAGAGTTGATACAGGATAAAGGTAGTTACTCTAAAaaccacatatatatttttggactAAAACGAAACGTTTCAATTCAAGGTGCTTCGGGAAAGAATTCAGCTCCTAATTTAGAAAgaattaatctttttattagTGTCATTTGACCAAGTTAAATTATTTccttgaatttcaaatttaatttttaaatttttttcatatctttaaaaaataaattttgctagtacatttatattaaaatttctttaatgtAAACTCATAGTGTTTGTAAGTCATATTGCACTCCTCCTCCGGTTGGAAGCTTTAAAGCGCTCTCCACAGGTATGTACAAAGAAGGGTAATAAAATGCTATAGCATATCTCCAATACAATGATCAGAGAACATCAGCTGGATGATAAAACCTGTCCCAAAGGCAAAAGCAGCCATAAAGGACTGTCATCATCAGGGTGATAGGGGCAATGGTTGAATCCAACCAGTGGCAAACAAGTGCAACAGAGAAAATCAAGCCTACAAAATGAAGGCATCAGCTACTAGATCTGAAAACACCCGTATTGGTGTGTTTATTTCAGTAGCAACCAAAGCTGTGCTCTCTCTGACAACGAATACATCGGTCCCTAATTCACGAAATGCTACAATGGAACATGAGAACCAAGAGTGATAGCAAACTAATTTTACAGGAAAATTGCACCTTATTGAGGTGAAATGTTCATCAAGACAGCATCAGTAGCATGTTATACAGTCATGACTAaggaaaacattaaaacataactATTCAGCGAATCAAACACATCGATCTGACTGGTTGGTATCTTGGATTGCTTCATTCTCTTGTAAAGCTTTGATAGCTTTGACTTGCCTCTTCTAAGGCCTTGCCTGGAGAACTGAGATTTGATATCAAAATGTCATCCAAGGTTTCTCCCGAGGCATCGCAGTTATAATCAAGAAGCAGATTAGACGTATCTTCTTTCTCATTCATCAAAGCAGATTTGGTTCCAATCACCGAGCTTTCATGAAGTTCAACTTGTTTCTCTCTACTATTATCAGCTGTTTTTCAAGAACAAAACCCAaccattaaatatgtatgtatatacaaatCACATGAACAATGAatatagattatatatatagtacTGAAGCAGATCCTACTTACCCAAAGATGAGTCTTTGACAGCCTGCTTCTTATAAATGGTTACTTTCATTGAGGTTTCAGCAGCCATAATCAGTTCAAAGACACAACTATCACCGACTTCTAACTTATTATCATGAGAAAACCTACGCCAACCACTACCGAATATTGCATTTGCCCCTGTACTTTCAATCTTGTGCTGACAATATATTACTGGCCATGATTTTCCATTTGAAAGGAGAAGTATGGCCTCTTTGTGCATCTTTGCTAGATATTTCCTAGCAAATATCACTGGTATATTCTGTTCATACAAAGACACACATGGCATTATATCATCCGCATGGTGGAGTAATAAGAACTTTGAAATGGATGGCAGGTTTCAACTGAAACACTCACCATTCTACGTGAATATGATGGCTGTAATACACTAATAAAAAATGGATATTCAGATTTGAAGGCACTAGCTACTTGAAAAGCTTTAGCTTTTTCGAGAGCAGTCAATGTTTCCGAGCCGCTTGGACTTGCATATGACTGATCCTTCCGTTTCATGGGACGAATGATATCAGTTGAAGACAATGACTGATAACACTTTGTATGTGGACCTTGGTAAATGACTACATTGAAGGATATTTCGATGCTATTTATCAGCTCGAAGGCACAAGCATCACCGACTCGGACATTGTTATCATGTACAAAAGTACCCCAACCAGTTAGTAGATATGAAGTTTGCTTTTTCCCTATTTGATTGTTCTTGAAGGTAACAATCCAAGTTTTCCCACTTGAGTTGCAAAGGGTTATAGAACAAAGCTCTTTCATCAAATGTTTTCTCACAAAGTTAGCTGGTATGGCCTGCACAAAACAAAATTGTGAAACAAGCTTCGACTTTTCAAGCAACAGAAATGGAAAAAACTTAAATGTTAGTGAAGTAATGGGTTGAAACAGCATGCGTACGGTCTAGTAGAAACTTAATTGATTGCTTACCAGTCTATATCCTTTACTGTGACTGAGACCAACATATGATGGTTGCATGACAACCAGGAAAAATGGGTTCTCGGATTTGAAAGTTTTACTAGCTCTCTCAAGAGCATCATCCTTTTCATGAGGCTTCAATTGTTGAATTACACGATGTCTAGTGCTTTTATCACCATTTCTAGCTGGACATCCTTCATACCTAATTTGTTGAGCTAGGAATTCAGACTTCCCATCGCACTCGATTTCGGTTTTGATAGCTGAATTAGTACTGTGCATCATCTTACAAGGCTGTGGACATGGCATTTGTGATTTCTCTCTCAATTTTCTGCTTGTAGAGATGTCCTCTAGGTTCGGTGTAGAGTCATCATCTTTGGATTTGTCAATATTGGATCGTCTATGAATATGATTATATCTGGTGTATGGATATAGGATCTCTGTAGCAGTCCTATCAAAGATGACTACATGGAAATTGCTATTCCCATCATATCTAAAAACCAAAAGATGCCCAAAGTCCAGAGAGTAATGGTTTGAAAATTCTAGCCAGCCATTTTCAAACCATATTTTGCCATTACATTTTGTCAGTTCCACCTTCCATACTTCACCAGATGGGACACTCAGCATTGCTGGGCTTGACATGCTATTTCCCtgatttttcacaaattttctGGGAACGCCCTGAAAAGGAACTCTTATCAAtgtatgcaaatatatatacagtAAAATACAATGTCCTACAACAAACTGATGTTTTTCTGCTATGAACTAATTACttaatagataataaaaaattat includes the following:
- the LOC105787585 gene encoding B3 domain-containing transcription factor VRN1, whose amino-acid sequence is MASSSYRQGNDHLKFISNSPHFFKIILQDTIQNGKLGVPRKFVKNQGNSMSSPAMLSVPSGEVWKVELTKCNGKIWFENGWLEFSNHYSLDFGHLLVFRYDGNSNFHVVIFDRTATEILYPYTRYNHIHRRSNIDKSKDDDSTPNLEDISTSRKLREKSQMPCPQPCKMMHSTNSAIKTEIECDGKSEFLAQQIRYEGCPARNGDKSTRHRVIQQLKPHEKDDALERASKTFKSENPFFLVVMQPSYVGLSHSKGYRLAIPANFVRKHLMKELCSITLCNSSGKTWIVTFKNNQIGKKQTSYLLTGWGTFVHDNNVRVGDACAFELINSIEISFNVVIYQGPHTKCYQSLSSTDIIRPMKRKDQSYASPSGSETLTALEKAKAFQVASAFKSEYPFFISVLQPSYSRRMNIPVIFARKYLAKMHKEAILLLSNGKSWPVIYCQHKIESTGANAIFGSGWRRFSHDNKLEVGDSCVFELIMAAETSMKVTIYKKQAVKDSSLADNSREKQVELHESSVIGTKSALMNEKEDTSNLLLDYNCDASGETLDDILISNLSSPGKALEEASQSYQSFTRE